A window from bacterium encodes these proteins:
- a CDS encoding transporter substrate-binding protein: MKLFNGSNSNWIVLTAVMALCLALPMGATADKAPKMVKLGLMFGLTGAASPVGPVQLDGAKLAIDEINAAGGIK; encoded by the coding sequence TGTTTAATGGTTCGAATTCGAATTGGATCGTTTTGACGGCGGTCATGGCCCTGTGCCTTGCCCTGCCTATGGGCGCAACAGCTGACAAGGCCCCCAAGATGGTCAAGCTGGGGCTCATGTTCGGTCTCACGGGTGCGGCATCCCCCGTAGGCCCTGTTCAGCTCGATGGGGCCAAACTTGCCATCGATGAAATTAATGCCGCCGGTGGTATTAAAT